A DNA window from Vigna angularis cultivar LongXiaoDou No.4 chromosome 1, ASM1680809v1, whole genome shotgun sequence contains the following coding sequences:
- the LOC108339428 gene encoding mediator of RNA polymerase II transcription subunit 12-like, with translation MYISLTCFLSLAGRPLDKGCITLLLIKKLSLKTQFWEPWGWCRPTTDSLTVKGDNKKFDNTSLEGEVVEEGTYLKRCQQQVIERALTELLLPSIDQSSDEARNSFATDLVKQLSYIETHIIAITGGSKPLGGAPAGVEGQPNKVNNRKNLRTGSAALSRRPIVATSSSPPSPAALRASMSLQLQLLLRFLPTLCTDRKQWNWKIVAKVV, from the exons ATGTACATCAGTCTCACTTGTTTTCTATCTTTGGCCGGAAGGCCATTAGACAAAGGCTGCATAACAttgttgttaataaaaaaactttctCTTAAGACCCAATTTTGGGAACCTTGGGGTTGGTGTAGGCCGACTACTGATTCATTGACTGTAAAAGGGGATAACAAGAAGTTTGacaacacctctcttgaaggaGAAGTTGTTGAAGAGGGAACATATTTGAAAAGGTGCCAGCAGCAAGTGATTGAGAGGGCTCTTACCGAGTTGCTTCTTCCTTCCATAGATCAAAGCTCTGATGAAGCTCGCAATTCTTTTGCAACTGACTTGGTAAAACAATTGAGTTATATTGAGACACACATAATTGCTATTACAGGTGGAAGTAAACCATTGGGAGGTGCTCCTGCTGGAGTTGAAGGTCAGCCAAATAAAGTAAATAACCGCAAAAATTTGAGAACTGGAAGTGCTGCATTATCTAGACGACCAATAGTGGCAACAAGTTCTTCTCCACCATCTCCTGCAGCCTTACGAGCTTCTATGTCATTACAATTGCAGTTGCTCCTGAGATTTCTTCCTACTCTTTGCACTGACAG GAAACAATGGAACTGGAAAATTGTGGCCAAAGTTGTATGA